A genome region from Longimicrobiaceae bacterium includes the following:
- a CDS encoding M48 family metallopeptidase: MSLFDRFRHPVLALALGGAVATAGGCAPAISTQQEVQLGRQNAAEINRQLPIVRDAAVNQYINQLGRSIARVADPRGIPYTFYVVNSNVVNAFAVPGGHIYVNRGLIERADNMSELAGVLAHEVAHVAERHGIEQWQRAQNANLGLSLLYGVLLGRSPGAVERVGVQAAGGAVFASYGRDAEREADLRGVDYMVRAGYNPQGMVRFFNELLSERKRNPSRLEQWFSTHPLTEERIQNTSRAVEAIPAATRARLATDTRAYQSFRARVRSLPAARQ, from the coding sequence ATGAGTCTTTTCGATCGCTTTCGCCACCCCGTCCTGGCGCTCGCGCTGGGCGGCGCGGTGGCCACCGCCGGCGGCTGTGCCCCGGCGATCTCGACGCAGCAGGAGGTGCAGCTCGGCCGGCAGAACGCCGCCGAGATCAACCGGCAGCTCCCCATCGTCCGGGACGCCGCCGTGAACCAGTACATCAACCAGCTCGGGCGCTCCATCGCCCGCGTCGCGGACCCGCGCGGGATCCCGTACACCTTCTACGTCGTCAACTCCAACGTGGTGAACGCGTTCGCGGTCCCCGGCGGGCACATCTACGTGAACCGCGGGCTGATCGAGCGCGCCGACAACATGTCGGAGCTGGCCGGCGTGCTCGCGCACGAGGTCGCCCACGTGGCGGAGCGCCACGGGATCGAGCAGTGGCAGCGGGCGCAGAACGCCAACCTGGGGCTCTCGCTCCTCTACGGCGTCCTCCTGGGCCGCAGCCCCGGCGCAGTGGAGCGGGTGGGCGTGCAGGCCGCGGGGGGCGCGGTGTTCGCGAGCTACGGCCGCGACGCGGAGCGCGAGGCCGACCTCCGGGGCGTGGACTACATGGTCCGCGCCGGGTACAACCCCCAGGGGATGGTCCGCTTCTTCAACGAGCTGCTCTCGGAGCGGAAGCGCAACCCCAGCCGGCTGGAGCAGTGGTTCTCCACACACCCGCTCACGGAGGAGCGGATCCAGAACACCAGCCGCGCCGTGGAGGCGATCCCCGCCGCCACCCGCGCCCGCCTGGCCACGGACACCCGCGCCTACCAGAGCTTCCGGGCGCGCGTCCGCTCCCTCCCCGCGG
- a CDS encoding prepilin peptidase yields MPQYLVWAYAALVGAAVGSFLNVCVYRLPEGESVVSPRSRCPECGLQIGWRDNVPVLSWLLLRGRCRGCGTGISVQYPLVELTVALLWLAAAIRFGFSWQALSTALFFTLLLGIALTDARAYTIPDEFSLGGLVAGILLSLAPGGISPLQSALGAALGFGLLYAVAVVGEWAFKKPAMGGGDIKMMAMVGAFLGPVGVLLTLFLGALLGTLIFAPISMRTGKLVPFGIFLALGAAVTEPWGDWMTTWYLSTFLGR; encoded by the coding sequence ATGCCACAGTATCTCGTCTGGGCCTACGCCGCCCTTGTGGGCGCCGCGGTGGGCTCCTTCCTGAACGTCTGCGTCTACCGCCTCCCCGAGGGGGAGTCCGTGGTGTCTCCCCGCTCGCGCTGCCCGGAGTGCGGGCTGCAGATCGGCTGGCGCGACAACGTCCCGGTGCTGAGCTGGCTACTGCTCCGGGGCCGGTGCCGCGGGTGCGGGACGGGGATCTCCGTCCAGTACCCGCTGGTGGAGCTCACCGTAGCCCTGCTCTGGCTGGCGGCGGCGATCCGCTTCGGCTTCTCCTGGCAGGCGCTCTCCACCGCGCTCTTCTTCACCCTGCTGCTGGGGATCGCGCTCACCGACGCGCGCGCCTACACCATCCCGGACGAGTTCTCGCTGGGCGGGCTGGTGGCCGGGATCCTCCTTTCGCTCGCGCCCGGGGGGATCTCCCCCCTGCAGTCGGCGCTCGGCGCCGCGCTGGGGTTCGGGCTGCTCTACGCGGTGGCCGTCGTGGGGGAGTGGGCGTTCAAGAAGCCGGCGATGGGGGGCGGGGACATCAAGATGATGGCGATGGTGGGGGCGTTCCTCGGCCCGGTGGGCGTGCTGCTCACCCTGTTCCTGGGCGCGCTGCTCGGCACGCTGATCTTCGCGCCCATCAGCATGCGGACGGGGAAGCTGGTGCCCTTCGGGATCTTCCTGGCGCTCGGCGCTGCCGTCACCGAGCCGTGGGGCGACTGGATGACGACCTGGTACCTGAGCACCTTCCTGGGGCGGTAG
- a CDS encoding RNA methyltransferase: MLTRRESRLLRGLHQRKNREAEGAFLVEGVRAVEDLLASPLHPRLLAWSSSLEDTGRGRALLAAAGRRGVPLREVSEAELREYAGTETPQGVVAVAEVPVRGLDDLAAASPPTVVLVLDAVQDPGNFGAMVRTAEALGAVGVVALPGTVDAWNPKSVRAAMGSSFRLPIVAATWEEAGPRLEAGGFRILATAVGAEPLGDDRPQRAALVMGNEGAGVSAETRARAHREVGIPLRGRAESLNVTSAAAILLHDLLR, from the coding sequence ATGTTGACGCGCAGGGAATCGAGGCTCCTGCGGGGCCTGCACCAGCGGAAGAATCGCGAGGCGGAGGGCGCCTTCCTGGTGGAGGGGGTGCGAGCCGTGGAGGACCTGCTCGCGTCCCCCCTGCACCCGCGCCTGCTCGCATGGTCGTCCTCCCTGGAGGACACCGGGCGTGGGCGCGCGCTCCTCGCCGCGGCCGGCCGGCGCGGTGTCCCCCTGCGCGAGGTGTCGGAGGCCGAGCTGCGGGAGTATGCCGGGACGGAGACTCCGCAGGGCGTCGTCGCCGTGGCCGAGGTCCCCGTACGCGGGCTGGACGACCTGGCCGCCGCGTCGCCTCCGACGGTGGTGCTGGTGCTGGACGCCGTGCAGGACCCCGGCAACTTCGGGGCGATGGTGCGCACGGCGGAGGCGCTCGGCGCCGTCGGGGTCGTGGCGCTCCCCGGCACGGTGGACGCCTGGAACCCCAAGTCCGTGCGCGCGGCGATGGGCTCCTCGTTCCGCCTCCCGATCGTCGCCGCCACCTGGGAGGAGGCGGGCCCCCGGCTGGAGGCCGGGGGGTTCCGGATCCTCGCCACCGCCGTCGGGGCCGAGCCTCTCGGCGACGACCGCCCGCAGCGCGCCGCGCTGGTGATGGGCAACGAGGGCGCCGGCGTGTCCGCGGAGACGCGGGCGCGGGCGCACCGCGAGGTGGGGATCCCGCTCCGCGGCCGCGCCGAGTCGCTGAACGTCACCTCCGCGGCGGCCATCCTCCTCCACGACCTGCTCCGCTGA